One genomic segment of Tripterygium wilfordii isolate XIE 37 chromosome 9, ASM1340144v1, whole genome shotgun sequence includes these proteins:
- the LOC120006492 gene encoding serine/threonine-protein kinase 38-like, with amino-acid sequence MENREEDGVGRMARMEEDETVGSSLTMERVAAAKQFIENHYKAQMKHIQQRKERRSELERQFASLDVPQEEQINLLKDLERKETQYMRLKRHKICADDFDLLTIIGRGAFGEVRLCREKKSGNIYAMKKLKKSEMLSRGQVEHVKAERNLLAEVASHCIVKLYYSFQDAEYLYLIMEYLPGGDMMTLLMREETLTETVARFYIAQSVLAIESIHKHNYIHRDIKPDNLLLDKNGHTKLSDFGLCKPLDCSSLSSINENEFLDDENLHESMDVDGCFPEAGSGRPWKSPLEQLQHWKLNKRKLAFSTVGTPDYIAPEVLLKKGYGMECDWWSLGAIMYEMLVGYPPFYSDDPVTTCRKIVHWRNHLKFPEEARLTPEAKNLICRLLCDVEHRLGTLGADQIKAHPWFKDVIWDKLYEIEAAYKPEVNGELDTQNFMKFDDEVEPPRPARAGSGPMRKMLLTQDLSFVGYTYKNFEAVKGLHHSFDIKRSMSPMRSSTDSFHSDSAVDYSSKCSNDETELQMLASSEDTMSQ; translated from the exons ATGGAAAATCGTGAGGAAGATGGGGTGGGGCGGATGGCGCGCATGGAGGAGGACGAGACGGTGGGGTCGAGCTTGACCATGGAGAGGGTGGCCGCGGCCAAGCAGTTCATCGAGAACCATTACAAGGCGCAGATGAAGCACATCCAACAACGGAAGGAAAG GCGCTCAGAGCTGGAAAGACAGTTTGCATCTTTGGACGTTCCACAGGAGGAACAGATTAATCTACTGAAGGATTTGGAGCGCAAAGAGACGCAGTATATGCGACTCAAAAGGCACAAAATATGTGCTGATGATTTTGACCTTCTAACCATTATTGGGAGAGGAGCTTTTGGAGAG GTTAGATTGTGTCGGGAAAAGAAGTCCGGCAACATATATGCcatgaaaaaattgaagaagtcAGAAATGCTTAGCAGGGGACAG GTTGAACATGTAAAAGCTGAACGGAATTTGCTCGCAGAAGTTGCCAGTCACTGCATTGTGAAACTCTATTACTCATTTCAAGATGCTGAGTACTTGTATCTAATTATGGAGTATCTGCCTGGTGGGGACATGATGACTTTACTGATGAGGGAAGAGACCTTGACTGAAACTGTGGCTAGATTTTACATTGCACAGAGTGTTCTAGCCATAGAATCAATTCATAAACATAACTACATCCACAG AGACATAAAACCTGACAACCTTCTGTTGGACAAAAATGGTCACACGAAGCTATCTGATTTTGGTCTTTGCAAGCCTCTTGACTGCTCAAGTTTATCTTCtataaatgaaaatgaattCCTAGATGATGAGAATTTGCATGAATCAATGGATGTTGATGGGTGCTTCCCTGAAGCTGGCAGTGGAAGGCCTTGGAAAAGCCCCCTTGAACAACTACAGCATTGGAAGCTAAATAAGAGAAAATTG GCATTTTCCACTGTCGGAACGCCAGACTATATAGCTCCAGAAGTGTTGCTGAAGAAGGGATATGGCATGGAGTGTGACTG GTGGTCGCTTGGTGCTATTATGTATGAGATGCTTGTTGGTTATCCCCCATTTTACTCGGATGATCCAGTGACAACTTGCAGAAAG ATTGTGCATTGGAGAAATCACTTAAAATTTCCAGAGGAGGCTAGATTGACACCTGAAGCAAAGAATCTGATTTGCAGGTTGCTTTGTGACGTTGAACATAGGCTCGGTACTTTAGGGGCAGACCAAATTAAG GCACATCCTTGGTTCAAAGATGTCATATGGGACAAACTCTATGAGATAGAGGCAGCCTATAAACCTGAGGTCAACGGAGAACTTGATACTCAGAATTTTATGAAGTTTGATGATGAG GTTGAACCTCCAAGGCCTGCAAGAGCAGGATCTGGACCCATGAGGAAG ATGTTGCTAACTCAAGATCTTagttttgttggctacacatacAAAAATTTTGAGGCTGTCAAAGGGTTACACCATTCTTTTG ATATAAAAAGGAGCATGTCACCGATGCGGTCATCCACCGACTCTTTC
- the LOC120006197 gene encoding protein ALP1-like codes for MEITPFSFLNQEDISHLYSLFQDMEGSFSGNANLKKRRRKDDEGDNNKKNNNQSDKEGTKMSTMNDIIASFIILDDEEKRAQNQWVIESQQDRALFDANSKQKIQAMSDYQSNLQTYHSDLDEMDQLRTKRARSAATVVAAAAADNAVSENQAQSGDGPSGSSGQHRRLWVKERSKAWWDQCNHPDFPEEDFRRAFRMSKATFDLICEELDSAVIKKNTMLRDAIPVRQRVAVCIWRLATGEPLRLVSKRFGLGISTCHKLVLEVCSAIHSVLMPKFLQWPDENKIKTIKEEFESVSGIANVGGSIYTTHIPIIAPKISVAAYFNKRHTERNQKSSYSMTVQGVVDPKGVFTDVCIGWPGSMPDDQILEKSALFQRANRGQLKDVWIVGNSGFPLMDWVLVPYTHQNLTWTQHAFNEKIDGIQKVGREAFMRLKGRWTCLQKRTEVKLQDLPVLLGACCVLHNICEMRNEEMDPELRFELFDDEMIPEKNLRSATSIQARDHIAHNLLHHGLAGTSFL; via the coding sequence ATGGAAATCACTCCTTTCTCATTTCTTAATCAAGAAGACATCAGTCATCTCTACAGTTTGTTCCAAGACATGGAAGGTAGTTTCAGTGGGAACGCGAATTTGAAAAAGCGGCGAAGAAAGGACGATGAAGGTGATAACaacaagaagaataataatCAGTCCGATAAGGAGGGAACCAAGATGAGTACAATGAACGACATAATCGCTTCGTTCATTATTTTGGACGACGAAGAGAAGCGAGCACAGAATCAGTGGGTCATTGAGTCTCAACAAGATAGAGCCCTTTTCGATGCAAATTCGAAGCAGAAGATTCAAGCTATGAGTGACTATCAATCTAATTTACAAACATATCATTCGGATTTGGATGAGATGGATCAATTGAGGACAAAGCGTGCCCGGAGTGCCGCCACCGTGGTTGCTGCAGCAGCTGCGGACAATGCTGTCTCTGAAAATCAGGCCCAGTCAGGTGATGGCCCGTCCGGGTCGTCGGGTCAGCACCGCCGTCTGTGGGTAAAGGAACGGTCGAAGGCCTGGTGGGACCAGTGTAACCATCCCGATTTCCCAGAGGAGGATTTCCGCCGCGCATTCCGGATGAGCAAGGCCACGTTCGACCTGATTTGCGAGGAGCTCGATTCGGCAGTAATAAAGAAGAACACCATGCTTCGTGACGCGATTCCGGTCCGGCAACGCGTGGCGGTCTGTATATGGAGGCTCGCCACCGGTGAGCCTCTGCGTCTCGTCTCAAAACGGTTCGGATTGGGGATTTCCACTTGTCACAAGCTAGTCCTGGAGGTTTGTTCCGCAATACACAGCGTTTTAATGCCAAAATTTCTCCAATGGCCTGATGAGAACAAAATCAAGACGATTAAGGAGGAATTCGAATCGGTGTCGGGAATAGCCAATGTTGGTGGATCAATATACACAACCCACATACCAATTATCGCTCCCAAGATCAGCGTTGCTGCTTATTTCAACAAAAGGCACACTGAGAGGAACCAGAAGTCTTCATACTCAATGACTGTTCAGGGAGTTGTTGATCCAAAAGGGGTTTTCACTGATGTTTGCATTGGTTGGCCTGGTTCAATGCCTGATGACCAGATTCTGGAGAAATCTGCCTTGTTTCAGAGAGCCAATAGAGGACAATTGAAGGATGTTTGGATTGTTGGAAATTCTGGGTTTCCTCTAATGGACTGGGTTTTAGTCCCTTATACACACCAGAACCTGACTTGGACACAACATGCCTTCAATGAGAAAATCGATGGGATTCAAAAAGTTGGTAGGGAGGCATTCATGAGATTGAAAGGGAGGTGGACTTGCTTGCAGAAGAGAACAGAAGTGAAGCTCCAGGACTTGCCAGTGCTTCTTGGGGCTTGCTGTGTGTTGCACAATATATGTGAAATGAGGAATGAAGAGATGGACCCAGAGCTCAGATTCGAGCTTTTTGATGATGAGATGATCCCTGAGAAAAACCTGAGGTCTGCCACTTCAATACAAGCTAGAGATCACATTGCTCATAATCTCTTGCACCATGGCCTTGCAGGAACTTCTTTTCTGTAG
- the LOC120005595 gene encoding eukaryotic initiation factor 4A-15-like codes for MSAVAPDGSLYDARQFDSKMNELLSADGQEFFTSYDEVYDSFDAMGLQENLLRGIYAYGFEKPSAIQQRGIVPFCKGLDVIQQAQSGTGKTATFCSGILQQLDYGLVECQALVLAPTRELAQQIEKVMRALGDYLGVKVHACVGGTSVREDQRILSSGVHVVVGTPGRVFDMLRRQSLRPDNIRMFVLDEADEMLSRGFKDQIYDIFQLLPSKIQVGVFSATMPPEALEITRKFMNKPVRILVKRDELTLEGIKQFYVNVDKEEWKLETLCDLYETLAITQSVIFVNTRRKVDWLTDKMRSRDHTVSATHGDMDQNTRDIIMREFRSGSSRVLITTDLLARGIDVQQVSLVINYDLPTQPENYLHRIGRSGRFGRKGVAINFVTTDDDRMLQDIQRFYNVVVEELPANVADLL; via the exons ATGTCAGCAGTTGCACCAGATGGATCACTCTACGATGCACGTCAGTTTGATTCAAAAATGAATGAATT ACTTTCAGCTGATGGGCAGGAATTCTTTACATCATATGATGAGGTTTATGATAGTTTTGATGCTATGGGTTTGCAAGAAAATCTTCTGAGGGGAATTTATGCATATG GTTTTGAGAAACCCTCAGCTATACAACAAAGGGGAATTGTTCCTTTTTGCAAGGGACTCGATGTCATTCAACAGGCTCAGTCTGGGACAGGGAAAACAGCAACTTTCTGTTCTGGCATTTTGCAACAACTTGATTATGGTCTAGTTGAATGCCAGGCGTTGGTTTTGGCACCTACTCGAGAGCTGGCACAACAGATTGAAAAGGTGATGAGAGCGCTTGGAGACTATCTTGGAGTCAAGGTACATGCTTGTGTTGGTGGAACAAGTGTCCGTGAAGATCAACGCATTCTGTCTAGTGGTGTCCATGTGGTAGTTGGTACGCCTGGTCGTGTATTTGACATGCTTCGAAGGCAGTCTCTTCGTCCTGATAACATTAGAATGTTTGTGTTGGATGAGGCAGATGAAATGCTTTCACGAGGTTTCAAGGATCAG ATCTACGACATCTTCCAGCTTCTGCCATCCAAAATTCAGGTAGGGGTATTCTCTGCTACAATGCCACCTGAGGCCCTTGAGATCACTCGGAAATTTATGAATAAACCTGTGAGGATTCTTGTGAAGCGTGATGAGCTCACCCTGGAAGGTATAAAGCAGTTCTATGTGAATGTTGACAAGGAAGAGTGGAAGCTTGAGACTCTCTGTGATCTCTATGAGACATTAGCAATTACTCAGAGTGTCATTTTTGTGAACACTCGGCGCAAGGTTGACTGGCTAACTGACAAAATGCGGAGCCGAGATCACACAGTATCTGCTACGCATGGAGATATGGACCAGAATACCAGAGATATCATCATGCGGGAGTTTAGGTCTGGGTCATCCCGTGTTCTAATCACCACTGATCTTTTGGCTCGTGGTATTGATGTGCAACAAGTTTCGCTTGTCATAAACTACGATCTCCCCACACAGCCCGAGAACTATCTCCATCGTATAGGACGAAGTGGTAGGTTTGGGCGAAAGGGTGTTGCTATCAACTTTGTGACAACTGATGATGATAGGATGCTGCAGGACATCCAGAGATTCTACAATGTGGTTGTTGAAGAGCTGCCTGCAAATGTTGCCGATCTCCTCTGA
- the LOC120005593 gene encoding diacylglycerol O-acyltransferase 1A-like isoform X2 — MKISESPESGDDTATTMNAQLNESSDLNLSRRRRPGGSSNTTVPDSCSKTSSSEADYLDGDSSRGESAAVKGCEGGKDAVEFQNSMRNVERIENHENRLGSRFTYRPSAPAHRTIKESPLSSDAIFKQSHAGLFNLCIVVLVAVNSRLIIENLMKYGWLIRTGFWFSSRSLRDWPLFMCCLTLPIFPLAAFLFEKLAQKNLMSEPVVVLLHIVNTTAAVLYPVLVILRCDYAFMSGATLMLFACIVWLKLVSYAHTNYDMRALAKSVEKGDTPSSSLNMDYSYDVNIKSLTYFMVAPTLCYQISYPRTPYVRKGWVVRQFVKLIIFTGFMGFIIEQYINPIVQNSQHPLKGNLLYAIERVLKLSVPNLYVWLCMFYCFFHLWLNILAELLCFGDREFYKDWWNAKTVEEYWRMWNMPVHKWMVRHIYFPCLRNGIPKGVALIIAFLVSAVFHELFIAVPCHIFKLWAFFGIMFQVPLVFITSYLQNKLRSSMHSWSTYVCTSILPCLDESQ, encoded by the exons atgaaaatatcGGAGTCGCCGGAGAGCGGAGATGACACAGCGACCACAATGAATGCTCAGTTGAACGAATCTTCGGATCTTAATCTATCGCGTAGGAGGAGACCTGGTGGCAGCTCAAATACGACCGTGCCTGATTCTTGTTCCAAGACAAGTTCGTCGGAGGCGGATTATTTGGACGGAGATTCGAGTAGAGGCGAAAGTGCCGCGGTTAAAGGATGCGAGGGCGGCAAGGATGCCGTGGAATTTCAGAATTCGATGAGGAACGTGGAGAGGATTGAGAATCATGAGAACCGACTAGGATCGAGATTCACGTATCGGCCGTCCGCACCGGCTCATCGCACAATTAAGGAGAGTCCGCTTAGCTCGGATGCAATATTCAAACAG AGTCATGCAGGCCTCTTCAATCTCTGTATAGTAGTTCTTGTTGCTGTGAACAGCAGGCTGATCATCGAAAATCTAATGAAG TATGGATGGTTAATAAGGACTGGGTTTTGGTTTAGCTCAAGATCATTGAGAGACTGGCCCCTTTTTATGTGTTG TCTCACACTACCAATATTCCCTCTTGCTGCTTTTCTGTTTGAGAAGTTGgctcaaaaaaatttaatgtctGAACCT GTTGTTGTTTTACTTCACATAGTAAACACTACAGCTGCAGTTTTATACCCTGTTTTGGTGATTCTAAG GTGTGATTATGCCTTCATGTCTGGGGCTACGTTGATGCTCTTTGCTTGTATTGTGTGGTTAAAGTTGGTATCTTATGCTCATACCAACTATGATATGAGAGCCCTTGCCAAGTCTGTTGAAAAG GGGGACACACCGTCAAGCTCTCTGAACATGGATTACTCATATGATGTCAATATCAAGAGTTTGACATATTTTATGGTTGCTCCCACGTTATGTTACCAG ATTAGCTATCCTCGTACACCATATGTTCGCAAGGGTTGGGTGGTTCGTCAATTTGTCAAGTTGATAATATTTACTGGATTTATGGGATTTATAATTGAACAA TATATCAATCCTATTGTTCAGAATTCACAGCATCCTTTGAAAGGAAACCTTTTATATGCCATTGAGAGAGTTTTGAAGCTTTCAGTGCCGAACCTCTATGTTTGGCTATGCATGTTCTACTGCTTTTTTCATCTCTG GTTAAATATACTTGCTGAACTTCTTTGTTTTGGTGATCGTGAGTTCTACAAGGATTGGTGGAATGCCAAAACTGTTGAGGAG TACTGGAGAATGTGGAATATG CCTGTTCATAAGTGGATGGTTCGTCATATCTATTTCCCATGCTTAAGGAACGGGATACCCAAG GGTGTTGCTCTCATCATTGCCTTCTTAGTTTCTGCGGTCTTCCATGag CTATTCATTGCTGTTCCCTGTCACATCTTCAAGTTATGGGCTTTCTTTGGAATAATGTTTCAG GTTCCCTTGGTGTTTATCACAAGTTATCTGCAGAATAAGCTCAGAAGCTCAATG CATTCTTGGTCAACCTATGTGTGTACTTCTATATTACCATGCCTTGATGAATCGCAATGA
- the LOC120005593 gene encoding diacylglycerol O-acyltransferase 1A-like isoform X1, with protein sequence MKISESPESGDDTATTMNAQLNESSDLNLSRRRRPGGSSNTTVPDSCSKTSSSEADYLDGDSSRGESAAVKGCEGGKDAVEFQNSMRNVERIENHENRLGSRFTYRPSAPAHRTIKESPLSSDAIFKQSHAGLFNLCIVVLVAVNSRLIIENLMKYGWLIRTGFWFSSRSLRDWPLFMCCLTLPIFPLAAFLFEKLAQKNLMSEPVVVLLHIVNTTAAVLYPVLVILRCDYAFMSGATLMLFACIVWLKLVSYAHTNYDMRALAKSVEKGDTPSSSLNMDYSYDVNIKSLTYFMVAPTLCYQISYPRTPYVRKGWVVRQFVKLIIFTGFMGFIIEQYINPIVQNSQHPLKGNLLYAIERVLKLSVPNLYVWLCMFYCFFHLWLNILAELLCFGDREFYKDWWNAKTVEEYWRMWNMPVHKWMVRHIYFPCLRNGIPKGVALIIAFLVSAVFHELFIAVPCHIFKLWAFFGIMFQVPLVFITSYLQNKLRSSMVGNMMFWFFFSILGQPMCVLLYYHALMNRNEKME encoded by the exons atgaaaatatcGGAGTCGCCGGAGAGCGGAGATGACACAGCGACCACAATGAATGCTCAGTTGAACGAATCTTCGGATCTTAATCTATCGCGTAGGAGGAGACCTGGTGGCAGCTCAAATACGACCGTGCCTGATTCTTGTTCCAAGACAAGTTCGTCGGAGGCGGATTATTTGGACGGAGATTCGAGTAGAGGCGAAAGTGCCGCGGTTAAAGGATGCGAGGGCGGCAAGGATGCCGTGGAATTTCAGAATTCGATGAGGAACGTGGAGAGGATTGAGAATCATGAGAACCGACTAGGATCGAGATTCACGTATCGGCCGTCCGCACCGGCTCATCGCACAATTAAGGAGAGTCCGCTTAGCTCGGATGCAATATTCAAACAG AGTCATGCAGGCCTCTTCAATCTCTGTATAGTAGTTCTTGTTGCTGTGAACAGCAGGCTGATCATCGAAAATCTAATGAAG TATGGATGGTTAATAAGGACTGGGTTTTGGTTTAGCTCAAGATCATTGAGAGACTGGCCCCTTTTTATGTGTTG TCTCACACTACCAATATTCCCTCTTGCTGCTTTTCTGTTTGAGAAGTTGgctcaaaaaaatttaatgtctGAACCT GTTGTTGTTTTACTTCACATAGTAAACACTACAGCTGCAGTTTTATACCCTGTTTTGGTGATTCTAAG GTGTGATTATGCCTTCATGTCTGGGGCTACGTTGATGCTCTTTGCTTGTATTGTGTGGTTAAAGTTGGTATCTTATGCTCATACCAACTATGATATGAGAGCCCTTGCCAAGTCTGTTGAAAAG GGGGACACACCGTCAAGCTCTCTGAACATGGATTACTCATATGATGTCAATATCAAGAGTTTGACATATTTTATGGTTGCTCCCACGTTATGTTACCAG ATTAGCTATCCTCGTACACCATATGTTCGCAAGGGTTGGGTGGTTCGTCAATTTGTCAAGTTGATAATATTTACTGGATTTATGGGATTTATAATTGAACAA TATATCAATCCTATTGTTCAGAATTCACAGCATCCTTTGAAAGGAAACCTTTTATATGCCATTGAGAGAGTTTTGAAGCTTTCAGTGCCGAACCTCTATGTTTGGCTATGCATGTTCTACTGCTTTTTTCATCTCTG GTTAAATATACTTGCTGAACTTCTTTGTTTTGGTGATCGTGAGTTCTACAAGGATTGGTGGAATGCCAAAACTGTTGAGGAG TACTGGAGAATGTGGAATATG CCTGTTCATAAGTGGATGGTTCGTCATATCTATTTCCCATGCTTAAGGAACGGGATACCCAAG GGTGTTGCTCTCATCATTGCCTTCTTAGTTTCTGCGGTCTTCCATGag CTATTCATTGCTGTTCCCTGTCACATCTTCAAGTTATGGGCTTTCTTTGGAATAATGTTTCAG GTTCCCTTGGTGTTTATCACAAGTTATCTGCAGAATAAGCTCAGAAGCTCAATG GTGGGAAATATGATGTTCTGGTTCTTTTTCAGCATTCTTGGTCAACCTATGTGTGTACTTCTATATTACCATGCCTTGATGAATCGCAATGAGAAGATGGAATAG